The segment GGTGGTCTGTCGATCGCGATCATCGTGCTCGTGATCCTGACGATCTGGTTCGGCGTCAAGATCGTGCCGCAGGGCTTTCAGTGGACGATCGAACGCTTCGGCCGCTATTCCCGGACGCTGCATCCGGGCCTGAACCTGATCGTGCCGTTCATCGACCGGATCGGCCGCAAGCTGACCATGATGGAAACGGTGCTGGAAGTGCCATCGCAGGAGGTGATCACCCGCGACAACGCGATGGTGACCGTGGATGGCGTGATCTTCTATCAGGTGATGAACGCGCCCGACGCCGCCTATCAGGTCACCAACCTGACAACCGCGATCACCAACCTGACCATGACCAATATCCGCACCGTCATGGGCGCCATGGATCTGGACGAATTGCTGTCGCAACGCGACACCATCAATGGCCGCCTGATGCGGGTGATCGATGAAGCCACCCAGCCCTGGGGGGTGAAGGTCACCCGGATCGAGATCATGGAAATCGCGCCGCCGCGCGACCTGGTCGACAGCATGGCCCGGCAGATGAAGGCCGAGCGTGACAAGCGCGCCTCCATCCTGGAAGCCGAGGGTCGCAGGCAGGCTGCGATTCTTGAAGCCGAGGGCCGCAAGCAGGCATCGATCCTGGAAGCCGAAGGCCAGCGGGAGGCAGCCTTCCGCGAGGCGGAAGCGCGCGAACGGTCGGCCGAGGCCGAGGCGATGGCAACGCGCGTGGTGTCGGAAGCGATCCAGGCCGGCGACGCCCGCGCCATCAGCTATTTCCTGGGCACCGCCTATATCGAGGCGCTGAAGGCCATGGCATCCGCTCCCAATCACAAGGTGCTGATGATGCCGGTGGAAGCCGGTGCCGTGATCGGCGCGCTGGGCGGCATCGCCGAACTGGCACGCGATGCCATGCAGCCGACAGGCGGCCCGGCACCGGCCGCGCCGCCGGCCAAGGCACCGCCGGCTGCCGCCCCCCGGCCGACGGCATCCCCCCGCACGCCCTGGACCGGCGAGCCGTCCTGATGTTCGGTCTGGCGCCGCTGTCGCCCTGGATCTGGCTGATCATCGGCGCGGTTCTTGCCGCCGGCGAGTTGCTGATGCCCGGCGTGTTTCTGCTGTGGTTCGGCCTTGCGGCGCTGGTCACGGCGGGTGTGTCGGCGACGGTGTTGCCCGACACAGCCGGACTATCGGTGCAGATGCTGGTTTTCGCCGCCGCCGCCGTGGTGTCGGTCGCGGCCGGATGGCTGTCGTGGCATCGATCCCACCCGCAGCAAAATACCGACGCTGTGGGGGCCAGGCAACCGGACGAGGAACTGGGCGACCGCCGACGCTTCGTCATCGGCCGCAGCGGGGTGGTGGAAGAGGCGATCCGGTCCGGCCGTGGCCGGGTCCGTCTGGGCGATGGCAGTTGGTCGGCCACGGGCCCCGACCTCGCTACAGGCACGCCGGTCACCGTGGTGGCGATGGACGGCACGGTGTTGCAAGTGGTGGCATCCGATCGCCGGAGCGGATAGTGCAAGAAGTACATTCTCATACACTTTTACTGTTCGCTCGGCATCATGGCCTTCGCCGATATCGACGGCGATACACGGTCCGACTTCGCCGTCGCATTTGAAGGTGTCTTCAGCCTGACCGCCGCGGCTTTCATTCTCTGATCGCGGGCCGTACACAAAGGACCGGCTGCTCTGTTCGGTCTGTAATCGGGAAAGTGAACAAAAAATACACGTTATTTATTGCCACAGATCCGCGTCCCGCCATTTATATTCCTTTAAGACCTGCCTGAGCATGATGCGCCGAGCCTGATTCCGTATCACCAGTGAAGACAGAATTCACCGGATGTTCGTCTCCCTCAGCGCAGAGACCGGATCGACATCGTGCCTCTTCTTCTTCCTGCCCAGACGCTTGCTGACCCGGAAGCCGACGCCACCGGGTTCTGGCAGAGCCTCGACAGCCTGGATATCCCGGTCCTGTCGCAGACCGAGGCGGTCGATCTGTCGGGTGGCGCGTCACACCGGATGTGACGCTGGATACCGGGCATGACCCCGCACCGGGATCGACCCTCGACTATCTGAGCCTCGATGCATCGGCCCTGACCATCGGCACCGACGACGGCGGCACGACGACCTGGTTGGACAGCTATTACCTGGTCGTCGACGCAGCCCCGGTCGCGGGTTACGAGGCCAACGCCCGCTATCTCGTCACGACCGGCGACATCGATGGCGCCCGCGACACCATGTGGGGCGACTGGCTGCACGATGCCGGCGTGCCCCCGGTCATCCCGCCGGCACAGGCGCTTCTGTCGCTCGATCCGGCCACCGGCTGGTCGGTTGTCCAGCCGCTCGATGGCGACCCGCGCGGCCTGACCACGACGGTTGCAATCTCGGCCGAAGGCCCCACCGGTCCGGAGATCGACGCGCTTCTGGGCGGGCTCGCCTACAGCCTGCGCGAGATCGGCGGCACCGCCGTCGAGCGGTTTCTGAACGATCTGTCCTATACCGCCGATGACGTGGCGGCATACCGTGGTCTGCTCGATGGCCATGCCGTCCTTCGCGACGCGCTCAACGACACGGCGATCAGCCTGCCGGCGACGGTTCTGGGCATCTTGCGGGATGGGATCGACCCGGGCATCACCTCTGCCGGCGCGTTGATCCAGGCTGTCATCGCCGCGATCAGCGACGCCCAGCACGACGCGCAGGCGACACTTGCAACCGGGATCGCCGCCCTGCCCCTGCCGGATGGGACGCTGCCCGATGGCTGGACCGCAGAGGCCCTGCGCGGCGCGATCGCCGACCGGATGCTGTCGGGCGTGGTGCAGTATGTCGTGCAGTCCGCTGTCGGCAGCTTGCGGGTGGACGTGACCGCCGATGGCCAGGCCTCGCCGATGAACGTCTCGGGCGCCGCGGCCATGGAGTTCGGCGCGATCCTGGGTGGCACCGGCGACGATGCGCTCACCGGCTCGGTCTGGTCCGACATGATCCTGGGCGGTGACGGCGCCGACATCCTTGACGGCGGCAGCGGCAGCGACCTGCTGGCCGGAGGCGACGGTGCCGACATCATCGATGGCGGTGACGGTTTCGATCTGGTCAGCCATGCCGCGTCGACGGCGGCGGTCAGGATCGATCTGGCATCCGGGATCATCTCGGGTGGTGACGCGGAAGGCGATGCCCTGACCGGCATTGAGGGCGTGCTTGCCACTGACTTCAATGATGTCCTGAACGGCAGTGCCACAACCAACCTTCTAACAGGACTCGGCGGCGACGACGTGCTGCGCGGCCGTGGCGGCGCCGACATCCTGGATGGCGGCGACGGCTTCGACACCATCAGCTATACCGACGCCAAGGCGGCCGTGCGCCTGGACCTGATGCGCATGGGCACCCAGGGCGATGCCGCCGGCGACTATTTCATCAGCATCGAGGCGGTGAATGGCAGCCATTTCAACGATCTGATCGAAGGCGACGCCGTTGGCAACACCCTGGCGGGCTTTGGTGGCGATGACGTGCTGCGCGGGCGCGGCGGCGCCGATATCCTGGATGGCGGCGACGGGTTCGACACCGTCAGCTACACCGATGCCGCAGGCGGCGTGATCGCCGATCTGATCCTCGGCGGCACCGCCGGCGATGCGGCCAGCGACCGCTTCATCGCGATCGAGGCGATCAACGGCAGCCACCACGATGACCTGCTGACCGGCAATGCCGGGGACAACACGCTGGCGGGCTTCGGCGGCGATGACCTGCTGCACGGCCGTGGTGGCGCCGACAAGCTCGATGGCGGCGACGGCATCGACACCGTCAGCTATGCCGGCGCGACCGAGGCCCTGCGCGTCGACCTCACCACCGGCGTCGGCATGCTGGGCGATGCCGAGGGCGACCGCTATATCGCCATCGAAGCCGTCGATGGCGGCAACGCCGCCGATCTGATCAGCGGCACCGACGATATGAACCTGCTCAACGGCTTCCGGGGCAACGACGCCCTTCGCGGCCGTGGAGGCGCCGACAGTCTGTCGGGCGGTGCCGGCGCCGACCGTTTCGTCTATGAGGCGGTCACCGACAGCATCATGACCGCACGCGACCGCATCATCGATTTCAGCGGCGCCGAGGGCGACCGCATCGATCTGTCACTGATCGATGCCCGGCCGGACACCGCCGGCAATGATGCCTTCAGCTTCGTGGGCACCGGTGGCTATACCGGGGTGGGTGGACAGGTGCGGGTCGCCACCTATTCGATCGGCATCATGGCCCTCGCCGACATCGATGGTGACCGTCGGACCGATTTCGCGGTGGCCCTGGAAGGCGTGTTCAGCCTGACCGATGGCGATTTCATTCTCTGAGCGCCCCCCGCGCGCGCTTGCGCCCACGTCCAAAGGATACCGCATATCCGCAGGCGACCGCCCATGCGGCGCCGGCACACCAGCCGGCAACCACATCGGTCGGCCAATGAACCCCCAGATAGATCCGGCTGAGGCCGACGGCGATGGTGAGCGCGATCGCCACGCCCAGCACATAGATCTTCAGCCGCCGCCGGGACTCGAAGGCGGCGAGCAGCGTGCCCAGGGTCAGATAGGTGGTGGCCGACAGCATGGCATGGGCGGATGGAAAGCTCGCCGTCTGCACATCGACCAGATGGGCGACCAGATCCGGTCGCGGCCGTTCGAACAACAGTTTCAGCCCGAAGCTGAGCACCATGCCACCGATGACCGACAGCGCCACGGTCAGAGCGGCGGCGCGCTGGCGGCGCATCAGCAGATAGCCGATCACGATCAGCGTCATCAGCCCCAGCACCGTGGTGCTGCCAAGGGCTGTCAGATCGGCAAAGCCGGTTTCCAGCCAGCGCGGCCCGATCGGGTCGGCCGGATCGGCGGGGTTGCGCAAGGATGACAACAACCACCGGTCCAGGGCCTCGGTCTCGCCTTCCATCACCTCGTCGGCCAGGCCGATGAACACATAGATGGCGCCCGCGACCGCGGCGACCGGCCACAATCGACGGATATAGGGCATCAGCGCCGCACGGGTCGGGCGCGGTATCGGCAGGGTCATCAGGCTCGCCCGTTCTGTAGACAGACCATGAAACCGCGACGCTACCGGAAGTGCCGGGGCACGGCCAGTGAGCGTCGCGGCCCGCATCCGCAGAACCGGGCGCGCTAACAGGCTGCGGAAAAATCCATCTATCTGGCCCCTTTCCCCGTCTGCCAGCGTCGTTTGAGGGTGCTTGTGCGGGGTTACG is part of the Tistrella bauzanensis genome and harbors:
- a CDS encoding NfeD family protein, translating into MFGLAPLSPWIWLIIGAVLAAGELLMPGVFLLWFGLAALVTAGVSATVLPDTAGLSVQMLVFAAAAVVSVAAGWLSWHRSHPQQNTDAVGARQPDEELGDRRRFVIGRSGVVEEAIRSGRGRVRLGDGSWSATGPDLATGTPVTVVAMDGTVLQVVASDRRSG
- a CDS encoding phosphatase PAP2 family protein gives rise to the protein MTLPIPRPTRAALMPYIRRLWPVAAVAGAIYVFIGLADEVMEGETEALDRWLLSSLRNPADPADPIGPRWLETGFADLTALGSTTVLGLMTLIVIGYLLMRRQRAAALTVALSVIGGMVLSFGLKLLFERPRPDLVAHLVDVQTASFPSAHAMLSATTYLTLGTLLAAFESRRRLKIYVLGVAIALTIAVGLSRIYLGVHWPTDVVAGWCAGAAWAVACGYAVSFGRGRKRARGALRE
- a CDS encoding calcium-binding protein produces the protein MTLDTGHDPAPGSTLDYLSLDASALTIGTDDGGTTTWLDSYYLVVDAAPVAGYEANARYLVTTGDIDGARDTMWGDWLHDAGVPPVIPPAQALLSLDPATGWSVVQPLDGDPRGLTTTVAISAEGPTGPEIDALLGGLAYSLREIGGTAVERFLNDLSYTADDVAAYRGLLDGHAVLRDALNDTAISLPATVLGILRDGIDPGITSAGALIQAVIAAISDAQHDAQATLATGIAALPLPDGTLPDGWTAEALRGAIADRMLSGVVQYVVQSAVGSLRVDVTADGQASPMNVSGAAAMEFGAILGGTGDDALTGSVWSDMILGGDGADILDGGSGSDLLAGGDGADIIDGGDGFDLVSHAASTAAVRIDLASGIISGGDAEGDALTGIEGVLATDFNDVLNGSATTNLLTGLGGDDVLRGRGGADILDGGDGFDTISYTDAKAAVRLDLMRMGTQGDAAGDYFISIEAVNGSHFNDLIEGDAVGNTLAGFGGDDVLRGRGGADILDGGDGFDTVSYTDAAGGVIADLILGGTAGDAASDRFIAIEAINGSHHDDLLTGNAGDNTLAGFGGDDLLHGRGGADKLDGGDGIDTVSYAGATEALRVDLTTGVGMLGDAEGDRYIAIEAVDGGNAADLISGTDDMNLLNGFRGNDALRGRGGADSLSGGAGADRFVYEAVTDSIMTARDRIIDFSGAEGDRIDLSLIDARPDTAGNDAFSFVGTGGYTGVGGQVRVATYSIGIMALADIDGDRRTDFAVALEGVFSLTDGDFIL
- a CDS encoding SPFH domain-containing protein, producing the protein MIAAFVELLREWLMDITGGLSIAIIVLVILTIWFGVKIVPQGFQWTIERFGRYSRTLHPGLNLIVPFIDRIGRKLTMMETVLEVPSQEVITRDNAMVTVDGVIFYQVMNAPDAAYQVTNLTTAITNLTMTNIRTVMGAMDLDELLSQRDTINGRLMRVIDEATQPWGVKVTRIEIMEIAPPRDLVDSMARQMKAERDKRASILEAEGRRQAAILEAEGRKQASILEAEGQREAAFREAEARERSAEAEAMATRVVSEAIQAGDARAISYFLGTAYIEALKAMASAPNHKVLMMPVEAGAVIGALGGIAELARDAMQPTGGPAPAAPPAKAPPAAAPRPTASPRTPWTGEPS